The Helianthus annuus cultivar XRQ/B chromosome 16, HanXRQr2.0-SUNRISE, whole genome shotgun sequence genome includes a window with the following:
- the LOC110920056 gene encoding ATP-dependent DNA helicase PIF1-like: MWRIFSFPLSQIHPAVLALQLHLPNKHMVRFREDDIMSNIVDRERDKRTMLTAFFLKNKADETKPKYLYKDFPKHYTWNGATRTWTPRILKPQRGRIVSANPAEGERYYLRLLLSNVKGPTSFEDLCTVNGVTYATFRKAALEIGLIENDDSLSQCLTEASLFQFPNALRRLFATIMIFCEPGDIRKLWNEHFNAMSEDHQLYCQSVERVQNMVLTDIRAILQSMGKNLTDFDLPNLTEEDLQYGIHREVQEEYGIVVEAEDLCAKDELNSDQKLIFDEIMTHVDNDRPGVFFIDGPGGTGKTFLYKALLAQVRSRGLIALATASSGAAANNMPGGRTAHSRFKIPICVDNNSVCNIKKQSGTAELIRSSKLIIWDEASMAKRQAIEAVDRTLQDIIGVTLPFGGKIMVMGGDFRQVLPVIKRGTRAQIVDSSLRMSPLWSITKKMRLTINMRALNDPWYCGFLLRVGDGTEQSIEGSYIRIPDNMTIPCTDRQNSITELINAVFPSLQNNVHSSDYIISRAILTTKNDSVDEINDKMIDMFQGEEKVYYSFDEAEDDHHNYYPTEFLNSLTVSGLPPHKLRLKIGCPIILLRNIDPSHGLCNGTRLICRGFQRNVIDAEIVVGQHTGKRVFLPRIPLCLSEDDMFPFKLKRKQFPIRLSFAMTINKAQGQTIPNVGVFLPDSVFSHGQLYVALSRGISRKNTKVLVHPAKDFKQPGVYTSNVVYREVLLDG; the protein is encoded by the coding sequence ATGTGGCGTATTTTTTCTTTCCCTCTTTCTCAAATCCACCCTGCTGTTTTAGCCTTACAACTTCATCTCCCGAATAAGCATATGGTTAGATTTAGAGAGGATGATATAATGTCTAACATTGTTGATAGGGAAAGAGATAAGAGAACCATGCTAACAGCATTTTTCCTTAAAAATAAAGCGGATGAAACAAAACCGAAATATTTGTATAAAGATTTCCCGAAACACTACACATGGAATGGAGCCACACGCACTTGGACGCCTCGTATACTTAAGCCACAGAGAGGTCGTATTGTTTCTGCTAATCCAGCTGAAGGAGAACGGTACTACTTACGCCTACTTTTGTCAAATGTCAAAGGACCTACTTCTTTTGAAGATCTTTGCACGGTTAATGGGGTTACATACGCGACATTTCGAAAAGCAGCGCTTGAGATAGGCCTAATAGAGAACGATGATAGTTTGTCACAATGTCTCACAGAAGCTTCTCTATTTCAGTTTCCCAATGCTCTTAGAAGGTTATTCGCAACCATAATGATTTTCTGCGAGCCTGGGGATATTCGTAAATTGTGGAATGAGCACTTTAATGCAATGTCTGAAGATCATCAATTATATTGTCAAAGTGTGGAACGCGTTCAGAATATGGTTCTTACTGACATTAGGGCCATCCTACAGTCAATGGGTAAAAATCTCACTGATTTTGATCTTCCGAACCTCACAGAAGAAGACTTACAATATGGTATTCACCGTGAGGTACAAGAAGAGTACGGGATTGTTGTGGAAGCTGAAGACTTGTGTGCCAAAGATGAGCTTAATTCAGACCAAAAATTAATTTTTGATGAGATCATGACACATGTGGATAATGACCGTCCAGGTGTTTTCTTTATAGACGGTCCAGGTGGAACGGGAAAGACATTTTTGTACAAAGCTTTGCTAGCTCAAGTTCGTTCGCGTGGTCTTATTGCTCTAGCGACCGCTTCATCAGGGGCTGCAGCTAATAATATGCCAGGAGGAAGAACGGCTCACTCGAGATTCAAGATTCCCATTTGTGTTGATAATAACTCAGTGTGCAACATAAAAAAACAAAGTGGTACAGCTGAACTAATAAGGTCATCCAAATTAATCATATGGGATGAGGCATCAATGGCAAAACGACAAGCAATAGAAGCAGTTGATCGAACATTGCAAGACATTATAGGCGTTACTCTGCCATTTGGTGGCAAGATAATGGTAATGGGAGGTGATTTTAGACAGGTGTTGCCGGTTATTAAACGGGGAACTAGAGCACAGATTGTAGACTCTAGCCTACGAATGTCACCTCTTTGGTCTATTACGAAAAAGATGCGGTTGACAATAAACATGAGAGCGCTAAATGATCCTTGGTATTGTGGTTTTCTCTTAAGAGTAGGTGATGGAACTGAACAATCGATAGAAGGAAGCTATATCCGCATACCCGACAATATGACAATTCCATGCACTGACAGACAAAACTCTATAACAGAATTGATTAATGCTGTTTTCCCGTCACTTCAAAACAATGTACATTCTTCTGATTATATAATCTCAAGAGCGATACTGACCACTAAAAATGACAGTGTCGACGAGATTAATGATAAAATGATTGACATGTTTCAAGGGGAGGAAAAGGTTTACTACAGTTTTGATGAAGCTGAAGACGACCACCATAACTACTATCCAACTGAGTTCTTAAACTCACTAACTGTTAGTGGTTTGCCGCCTCATAAACTTCGTTTAAAAATCGGTTGCCCCATAATATTGTTAAGGAATATCGATCCGTCCCATGGTCTATGTAATGGCACAAGATTGATATGTAGAGGTTTCCAACGCAATGTTATTGATGCAGAGATAGTTGTTGGACAACATACGGGGAAGAGAGTGTTTTTGCCAAGAATACCTCTATGTCTTTCTGAGGACGACATGTTCCCGTTCAAGCTGAAAAGAAAACAGTTTCCAATTCGCCTCAGCTTTGCCATGACAATAAACAAAGCTCAGGGCCAAACAATTCCCAATGTTGGTGTTTTTCTCCCAGATTCTGTATTTTCGCATGGTCAACTTTATGTGGCGTTATCAAGAGGAATATCACGGAAAAATACAAAAGTGTTAGTACACCCTGCCAAAGATTTCAAACAACCTGGGGTATACACCTCAAATGTTGTCTATCGGGAGGTGTTACTTGATGGATGA
- the LOC110878096 gene encoding probable carboxylesterase 6, translating to MVADRKIIDQVSGWLTVYDDGFVDRSWTGPPQFKFMSDPVPPHHHFIDGVATHDLLINSKSGLHARVYLPEVPETGKLPILLHFHGGGFCISQPDWYMYYNIYTRIAREAGAIVVSPFLRLAPEHRLPAALDDGYSTLLWLRDVANDETYDSGLSTKGDFNRVFLIGDSSGGNIVHQVAKKAAEENLHPVRLAGAIPIHPGFVRSVRSKSELEKPQSPMLTLDMLDKFLSMGLPEGSTKDGPITCPMGEELQGVELPPYLLCVAEEDLVIDTEMEFYEGMKKDGKKIELLVSEGVGHSFYLNKIAIDIDPITSQQTSKMIQAISHFVANH from the coding sequence ATGGTTGCCGACAGAAAAATCATCGACCAAGTCTCCGGCTGGCTCACGGTCTACGACGACGGTTTCGTCGATCGGTCATGGACCGGACCACCACAATTTAAGTTCATGTCCGACCCTGTCCCACCACACCATCATTTCATTGATGGAGTTGCCACACATGACTTGTTGATTAATTCCAAGTCCGGTCTCCATGCTCGGGTATACCTACCCGAGGTACCAGAGACCGGAAAGCTGCCAATCCTCCTCCACTTTCACGGAGGAGGATTTTGTATCAGCCAGCCAGACTGGTACATGTACTACAACATATACACACGTATCGCCCGCGAAGCGGGCGCCATAGTCGTTAGCCCCTTCCTCCGTCTCGCCCCGGAGCACCGCCTCCCCGCAGCCTTAGATGACGGGTATTCAACCCTTCTCTGGCTCAGAGACGTGGCAAATGATGAAACGTACGATTCAGGGCTGTCCACTAAGGGAGATTTTAACCGTGTCTTCCTTATTGGAGACAGCTCTGGTGGGAACATAGTCCACCAGGTGGCGAAAAAGGCAGCCGAAGAAAACCTCCATCCGGTAAGACTAGCCGGAGCAATCCCCATCCACCCGGGGTTTGTCCGGTCGGTGAGAAGCAAGTCGGAGTTGGAAAAACCGCAATCTCCCATGCTAACTCTTGACATGTTGGATAAGTTTTTGAGCATGGGGCTGCCGGAAGGTAGCACGAAAGACGGCCCGATAACATGTCCGATGGGGGAGGAGCTGCAGGGGGTGGAGCTGCCGCCGTATCTGCTGTGTGTGGCGGAGGAGGACCTTGTGATTGATACAGAAATGGAGTTCTATGAAGGGATGAAGAAAGATGGAAAAAAGATTGAGTTGTTGGTGAGTGAAGGAGTAGGACACAGCTTTTATCTTAACAAAATCGCCATTGATATCGACCCAATCACCTCCCAACAGACTAGTAAAATGATCCAGGCGATCTCCCACTTTGTGGCTAATCATTAA